A segment of the Sphingomonas kaistensis genome:
CGGTCAGCTGGGCAAGATAGGACGGCCCGCCGACCTGCCGCATCGCCTCGTCCGCTTCGAACAAGGGTTTCAGCGTGACCGGGTTGGCGATCATGTTGCGGTCGGTGAGGCGGAGGATCGCGTCGTAGATGCGGCCATGGAGCGGCTCGAAGAAATGATCGGCACGCAGCTTCAACTGGACGTCCTCGACCAGCCGGTTGTCCATCAGCAGCGCGCCTAGCAGCGCCGCTTCGGCCTCGACGTTGTGGGGGAGCTGCTGGACCGGGGTCTCGGCAGGTCCGGCGCCCGGGTGAAGGAGGATTTCGGCCATGACCGTTCCTCTACGCTTTTCGCACGGGCCGCCAAGCTGTGGATAACGAGGATAGCGTGGGCATCGCGGATTTCCGCGCGGCGGGAATCGACGAACCGTTGGGCGCACGGCTAAGCCCGCTTGCATGAGCATCCTTTCCGACCGCTGGATCCGCGAACAGGCGCAGACCCAAGGCATGATCGAGCCGTTCGTGGAGGCCCAGCGCCGCGACGGCTGCATCAGCTACGGCCTGTCGAGCTATGGCTACGACGCCCGCGTGGCGGACGAGTTCAAGATCTTCACCAACGTCGATTCGGCGGTGGTCGACCCCAAGGATTTCGCCGCCAACAGCTTCGTCGACCGCAAGACGGATGTCTGCATCATCCCGCCCAACAGCTTCGCGCTGGCGCGGACGGTGGAATATTTCCGGGTGCCGCGCGACGTGCTGGTGATCTGCCTCGGCAAGTCGACCTATGCGCGGTGCGGGATCATCGTGAACGTCACCCCGCTCGAGCCCGGCTGGGAGGGGCATGTCACGCTGGAATTCAGCAACACCACGCCCCTGCCCGCCAAGATCTACGCCAACGAGGGGGCGTGCCAATTCCTGTTCCTGAAGGGCAATGAGCCGTGCGAGGTCAGCTATGCCGACCGCGCGGGCAAGTATCAGGGGCAGAAGGGTGTCACCCTGCCGCGACTGTGATTTCGCCTATGCCGTGAGGCGGATGAGGGTACCCGCAAGCACAAGCAGGAAACCCGCTGCGAAAAGGATGGCGAAGAAAATACGCACACGCTCAAGATGTCGGCGCAGCATCCGGTCATAGGCCGGCAGGTCGAGCCAGTAGCGGCCCGGCTGTTCCTCGTGCACCGCGCCTGCGCTCCGCAGCCGCTCGAACTGGCGCCGTTCGAAGCCATTGTCGGGCGCGAAGGCGATGGCCCGGTCGGGACGGACGGCATCGGCCGAGAAGAAGGCGTGCTGGATTTCCCGGCGCGCCCGTGCCGCCAACGCCGCTGCCGCCGTCGCCATTCTGCCCACTCCCCGTCGTGCGCCCGCAGAGTGGCGCCTGGCGAAGTGCCGCGCAATAGCTCGACCCGTCAGGTGGCGTCGTGAACCTCGGCCATGGGACCGTTCTTCTTGATCGAGTCGATCGCACTCTGGGCCGAGGATTTGCTCTTGTAGGTCTCGGTCCAGAAAATCTTTTCGCCATTATATTCGAAGCTGGCGACATATTCGCCGTTCGACGACTTCTTGATCACGAACTTGTGAGCCATTGAAACCTCCCGTCAGCTTCGACGACGCTAACATGGATCAAGGGCTTTCGAAACGGCCGGCAGGGGCGATCAGCCCTGCTTGTCGACCCAGGCGACAAAGGTGTCGGCGAAGCCGTCGATCAGCTTCTTCAGCCCTGAGTCGCTGACCCTGCCGTCCTCGCCGAACTTGTCGGCCGACAGATTGCCGACGTACATTTCGGGCTGTCCGAGGACGATGGCGTCGAGGTGGACCATGCTCTGGCGCAGGTGGTGGTTGCAGCCGAAGCCGCCGGTGCCGCCGGTCGACTGGGTGACGACCGCGGCGGGTTTCTTCTGGAACACGCCCTGGCCGTAGGGCCGCGAGCCGATGTCGATGGCGTTCTTGAGGCCGCCGGGGACCGAGCGGTTCCATTCGGGGCTGACGAACAGCAGGCCGTCGCAACCCTTAACCGCGGCGCGGAAGGCGTCCCAGGCGGGGTGGGCCGCATCCTTCTCGAGATCGGGATTGTAGAGCGGCAGGTCGTGGATCTCGATGTCCTTGAACGTCAGCCGGTCGCCGACCGCCAGTTCGATGCCCCGGGCAAGCTTCTTGGTCAGGCTGTCGGCACGCGGGCTGCCGCGGAGGACGGCGATGGTCTTGGGCATGGGTGGGCTGTTCCTAGCGCTTGCGGGATTGATGGCGGATGTTTGCCGGGCGGCCTCGGCGACCGCCAGCAGGCTTAAAGACGCGGTCACGCCGTTGTTCCCTGGGTCCGCCGGCGGGGCGGCCGTAACTGCCCTCGGGAAGCTCGAAGCGAAGCGCGCCGCTGACCGGATTGGCTTCGGTCAGGCGCAGCTGGAGGCGCTGGCCGATGCGATAGGTCTCACCGGTTTCGTCGCCGACCAGCTGCCGGGCGGCTTCGTCGTACCGGAAATATTCGCGGCCAAGGTCGGCGGCGAGGATCAGGCCGTCGCCGCCAAGGCCGTCGACCGTGGCGAAGAAGCCGAACGGCTGGACGCCCGAGATGCGGCAGTTGAGCAATTGCCCGACGTGATCGGCGAGATAGGCCGCGACATAGCGGTCGATGGTGTCGCGCTCGGCCTCCATCGCGCGGCGTTCGAGCATGGAGATGAGCTCGCCGATCTCGGTGAAGCGAACGGCGTCGTCGGCGGGCAGGCCGCCCTCGCCCAGCCTGTAGTGGCTTACCAAAGCGCGGTGGACGAGGAGGTCGGCGTAGCGGCGGATCGGCGAGGTGAAGTGGGCGTAGGACGGCAGCGCCAGGCCGAAGTGGCCGAGCGGATCGGGCGAATAGCGGGCCTGGGTCTGGGTGCGCAGGATCTGCTCGGTGATC
Coding sequences within it:
- the dcd gene encoding dCTP deaminase, encoding MSILSDRWIREQAQTQGMIEPFVEAQRRDGCISYGLSSYGYDARVADEFKIFTNVDSAVVDPKDFAANSFVDRKTDVCIIPPNSFALARTVEYFRVPRDVLVICLGKSTYARCGIIVNVTPLEPGWEGHVTLEFSNTTPLPAKIYANEGACQFLFLKGNEPCEVSYADRAGKYQGQKGVTLPRL
- a CDS encoding YegP family protein, translated to MAHKFVIKKSSNGEYVASFEYNGEKIFWTETYKSKSSAQSAIDSIKKNGPMAEVHDAT
- a CDS encoding NADPH-dependent FMN reductase, which translates into the protein MPKTIAVLRGSPRADSLTKKLARGIELAVGDRLTFKDIEIHDLPLYNPDLEKDAAHPAWDAFRAAVKGCDGLLFVSPEWNRSVPGGLKNAIDIGSRPYGQGVFQKKPAAVVTQSTGGTGGFGCNHHLRQSMVHLDAIVLGQPEMYVGNLSADKFGEDGRVSDSGLKKLIDGFADTFVAWVDKQG